The Magnetococcus marinus MC-1 genome contains the following window.
GTTGGGGCCACAAGCTGGCTGTAACCCAGACGCCACTGCGCAAGGGTAAGATCCCGGTGGGTGGCAGCCTGTTCGGCCTTGGCACGGGCCAGCAGCAGTTGGGCCTCTTCCAACTCCTGCTTAGAGGCATTGAGATCATCATACAACTGACGCAGCCGCTGCCAGCCCTGTTGCGCCAGCTCATAATTTAGGGTGGCCGCTTTATGCTGCTGGGTCGCGGCCTCCAGTTCAGCCTGGAACACCCGCCGATCAAGTTCGGCCAAGGGAGTACCCGCCTGCACCTGCATACCGGGTTTAACCAACAGTCGTGTCACCACACCATCCACCGCAAAGCTTAATTGGCGCTCCGCC
Protein-coding sequences here:
- a CDS encoding efflux RND transporter periplasmic adaptor subunit, with the translated sequence MLRNKIFTAVAGVWLTFSVAHGAERQLSFAVDGVVTRLLVKPGMQVQAGTPLAELDRRVFQAELEAATQQHKAATLNYELAQQGWQRLRQLYDDLNASKQELEEAQLLLARAKAEQAATHRDLTLAQWRLGYSQLVAPTAGRIQAIPGFVGQVLNAQSGMAPVIILETNIKE